Proteins encoded together in one Solanum lycopersicum chromosome 7, SLM_r2.1 window:
- the LOC101268587 gene encoding uncharacterized protein isoform X2, which translates to MDEHGGGGSKVTGIRQIVRLKELLHKWQNVTLSPKGTNSCHEHDQHPLQSSNIDSSSGNFHGGISPAITKRLKNSINVYCDSDDESCQSPEPPHGVPKGYLGVYVGPELRRFIIPTTYLSDPLFKVLLEKVEEEFGFDHTGGLTIPCEIETFKYLLQCMESHQRGVDPQHDSSGSSLAIKG; encoded by the exons ATGGATGAACATGGAGGAGGAGGAAGCAAGGTGACAGGTATAAGGCAAATTGTGAGGCTTAAAGAGTTGTTACATAAATGGCAAAATGTGACACTTAGTCCTAAAGGTACTAATTCATGTCATGAGCATGATCAACACCCTCTTCAATCATCAAATATTGATAGTAGTAGTGGCAATTTTCATGGAGGTATATCACCAGCTATTACTAAGAGGCTAAAGAACTCCATTAATGTGTATTGTGATTCGGACGACGAGAGTTGCCAGAGTCCAGAGCCACCCCATGGTGTTCCTAAAGGTTATTTAGGAGTATATGTTGGACCTGAGCTTCGTAGGTTCATAATACCTACAACTTACTTAAGTGATCCTTTGTTCAAAGTGTTGTTGgaaaaagttgaagaagaatTTGGATTTGATCATACTGGTGGACTTACTATACCTTGTGAGATTGAGACTTTTAAGTACTTGTTGCAATGCATGGAGAGTCATCAAAGAGGTGTTGATCCTCAACATGATTCTT CTGGATCTTCATTGGCGATTAAGGGGTGA
- the LOC101268587 gene encoding uncharacterized protein isoform X1, with amino-acid sequence MDEHGGGGSKVTGIRQIVRLKELLHKWQNVTLSPKGTNSCHEHDQHPLQSSNIDSSSGNFHGGISPAITKRLKNSINVYCDSDDESCQSPEPPHGVPKGYLGVYVGPELRRFIIPTTYLSDPLFKVLLEKVEEEFGFDHTGGLTIPCEIETFKYLLQCMESHQRGVDPQHDSCGLIGNHLMVLDAAGSSLAIKG; translated from the exons ATGGATGAACATGGAGGAGGAGGAAGCAAGGTGACAGGTATAAGGCAAATTGTGAGGCTTAAAGAGTTGTTACATAAATGGCAAAATGTGACACTTAGTCCTAAAGGTACTAATTCATGTCATGAGCATGATCAACACCCTCTTCAATCATCAAATATTGATAGTAGTAGTGGCAATTTTCATGGAGGTATATCACCAGCTATTACTAAGAGGCTAAAGAACTCCATTAATGTGTATTGTGATTCGGACGACGAGAGTTGCCAGAGTCCAGAGCCACCCCATGGTGTTCCTAAAGGTTATTTAGGAGTATATGTTGGACCTGAGCTTCGTAGGTTCATAATACCTACAACTTACTTAAGTGATCCTTTGTTCAAAGTGTTGTTGgaaaaagttgaagaagaatTTGGATTTGATCATACTGGTGGACTTACTATACCTTGTGAGATTGAGACTTTTAAGTACTTGTTGCAATGCATGGAGAGTCATCAAAGAGGTGTTGATCCTCAACATGATTCTT GTGGTTTAATTGGAAATCATTTGATGGTTTTGGATGCAGCTGGATCTTCATTGGCGATTAAGGGGTGA